The nucleotide window CCGGTATCGGGACTTGGGTCATTGTTGGTAATCGTGAGAGCTTCAGAAAATGTGGTCACTGCGTCAATGTTAATATCAGCGTCAAGATCAAATTGGATAACATTCTCGGTCCCACCGGCAAGATCACCACTGACGTCTAATCCAAGGAGTGCCGCGCCGTCACCCTCGGTACTGATGTTCACTGTCCGATCCGCACTCACGCTGCTAAACGCACCAGTGCCCAGTGCAGCTCCGCCGCCCGCGACGATCGTTCCCAGTCCAACTAACACATTGCGTCGGTTCATGCTCATGATTGTAGTCTCCATGTAACCACGCCGCGACCCTCGCCGCTGGGTCCGGAACGCGGTTCTTGCTCCTCCCTTGGAATCCCACCCACTTTGTATTGAGTACCGAGACACTGTTCAAGCTTGATAATACCCGTTGCAGCAACACCGCAATCACCTTCAAGACCGGCCTGAACGGCCGAAATCGGCCGTCTCGAGTATTTGGACTGCTGTCAGGTCACATACTCTCGAGCGACACGACATCTCGAAACACCCGCAGCTGTCGTACGCCTATTGCGTCCGGGGCAATCGGCGACACTTGAGACAGATGATCGACTCCGATGGCGTCCCATAGTGAGTCGAGGCCAACCGATATATGATCTTTTGTGACAGTACAGTGTACTTATATATGCCCGTCTCGTAGCTATTATACGGATACAGATGTCCGAGACGGGAAATTGAGCCAGTTCGCAACATCTGGGATTATCACACATACAGTACTCCAACATGACACGTCCTTTCACAGGTATTGCGATCGTGTTCATCCTCCTCGGCGTAGCGGTTATGGCCGGGCCGACGTTCGGCTTCGACACGATCGCCGCCGATCGTGGTGTGAGCGTCGCGACGGCCGACGACTCGAGTGCCTATCTCGGCCTCGAGGACCGTTCGGGATCGGCGGCGATCGACTCGCCCGCGGATTCAACGGTCGTCTACACCGTGACCGACAACTTCGGCGGGGCTGATCCGGCTACCGTCGACACATCGGTCGTTCGGATCACCGACGACAACAATGACCCGGTCACGTCGACGGCGCTTTCGGCGACAGTCCAGCCCGGCAGCGAGGCCAATACGTTCGACGTCCAGCTTGCATGTGACGATGCAACGTCGCTCGAGGGATCTTACTACATCCTGTTACAGTTTGTTGCGTCGGACGACGGCTCGAGTGTGGACGCGACTCGAGAGACGGCTGCCCTCATACCCGTAGACTGTACTGCCGAGCCGGTCGAGATCACAGTTGACGAAGACGGCGACGTCACTGCTGGGGGCGACGTGACCGTCGACAACAACGTCGATGTCGGTGGCAACATCAGCAGCGGCGGGTCGGTGACGATCGACAACAACGCGAACGTCGGCGGAGACATCGTCGCACAGGGCGATATCACGATCTGGAACAACGCCATCAGCGGCGATCTCATCGCCGGCGGTAACGTCGATATTCGGAACAACGCCGAAATCGACGGTGATGTCATGGCTTGCGGGACCGTCACCGTCGGGAACAACGCGGTCGTCACTGGGACGATCCTCGAGAATCAGACCGATCTGCCCGGCATCCAGTGTTGACGCTGTTATCCGTGTGATGGGTGGCTGTAGAACCGATCCCGTGCCGTGCTCGAGCGCGATTCTCACGAGTTCGTGATAGTACAGTATACTTATTGGTTGTGAGTCTCTTAATTCTAGACAGACACTGAAATGGCGACACAGGTAGCGAATCGGTCAGATCCAGATCAAGGGGAAATTTTCGATCTACTGAGTAATCAGCGCCGTCGCTACGCGATTCATTACTGCAAGCGCGAAGGCGAGCCCGTCGAACTCGGCGACCTCGCCGAACACGTCGCCGCCTGGGAACTCGACAAAGAGATAGACGAACTTACATCGGCCGAACGCAAGCGCGTCTACACGTCACTCCAACAGACGCACCTGCCGACGCTCAAGCGCGCCGACATGATCGAGTTCGATGACCGAACGATCGCGCTAACTGACCACGCCTCGGAGTTAGATGTGTATCTCGATATCGTGCCGGCGGACTCGATTCCGTGGGGGCTGTACTATCTTGGGCTGACCGTGCTCGGATCAGTCGTGATGGCTGCGCTGTGGCTCGAGGTCGTACCAACGGAGACGATCCCCGAACTCGGCTGGGCGACGCTCGTCTTTGCGTTGTTTGCGGTCTCGGCAGTCGTCCATGTTGTCCAGAGTCGGCAGATGCGACTCGGGGAGATGGAGCGACCACCGTAATTCAGATTCGGTCTTACTCTTATTTTAGTCGTGTGTGCGTCTCGAGTCGCTCCCGACGGCGACACGGTGATCCGTCGCTTTCACGGGTGATAATCAAGCAGTCACTGTAGGGGATTCGTCGCGTTTCAAGCCATTCCTGATATCCTGACATAAATTCTTCTATACTTTAACGTCTGTGGGATATATAATATACTTCTTCGATAGCTTAGTAAATGACTCCTCGGACACACGCCGATACTCGATCAGAACCGTCCGCTGATCGAGGCGGTGCACCGATCATCGGTATCGTACTACTCTTTGGAATGGTACTGGCGGGTGCAGTACTGGTCTTCGTTGCCGCGGGGCCACTGTTCGATGCATTAGAGAGTCAAAGCGACCGAGAGCGCGCAATTATATACATGAGTCAAACCGATAAGGCGCTCTCGACAGCGACGTTTTCGGATGGATCACAACCGATCGAGGTGCCACCCAATGCCGACATGTCAATCGTTGATGACGGCTCGATAGAAGTCGTCTGGTACAATGCCTCAGATACTGATGATCCACCGTGGGATGGGAACGGGGGATGTGTTGCTCCTGAGAGCGCTTCGGGTGATCTAAACGCACTCGAGTACGACCTCGGTGATCGAACGATCATCCACCAGGGTGGTGGTATCTGGGAGCACAGTGGCGGCGACTCGAGGGTCGTCTCAGAGCCGACTATTGAATACAGCAATGGCTCGGACGACGACACCGGGTCGCTTCGACTCCAAATCATGCAACTCGAGGAGGGAGACGTTGGCGGGTCCGAGCTGGCTGCGATGGCAGACCACAGCAAGGCAACGGCACTGACATCCGAAATCCAGGCGGCAGCAACGGAATGTGACCAGACGGATATCGCATTCCGAATCGAAAGCTCGTACCACGACGCGTGGTACGACTATCTCGAGGGGACGCTCGAGGACGGTGCAGAGGTCACTCACAACCAAGGCAGTGTCGAAGTGGTGATCGAGGGGATCAGAGAGTCGAGTGAGCCGGTGTCGTTCATCGTCGAGGAAGATCAGGGACTCAAAGAACCGAACGGAAAGTCAATCTTGCCACAGGTTATTGAACCGTCTCAGAACTTTCGAGTCGGTGGCGTCATCAAAAACGTCGGAAGCACAACGGAAACGCAGACTGTCTCTGTTTCGATTTGGGGAGACGATCCTGAAGATGAATACGAGAGAAAGAACGAGACGATCGAAGATCTCGGTCCCGGCGAGACGGAAAACATCGGCGAGGAAGCGGGCGGTGGGACATTCATTCACTTCGCACCAGGAGAGTTCAAACATAACCTCACACCCGGCGAGACGTACAATTACACGATTTCGACTGAGGACGACGCAACCGACGAACCGGGGTCGTTCTACTATGGCTACAAAGGAACACAGTTCGAACTGTCGAATCCGGACGCGACAGTTGCTGGAAACGTCACAGTCTCCGCAGATCTTCACAACAGGGGCGTCAACGATGGCAATGAAAAACTGACGCTCGAACTCGAGTATCTGGATGAGCTACCGGACGAACTCGAGGATGACCCGTATGCAGACCCGATCGACGCAGGAACTGTTGAGCGATCGTTCGGCGAGAACGGGACTGTCGAACTGCCTATTAATCAGAGTGCACTCATCGATGGCGAGTACGAAGCGACGATACTGACGGAAGATGATGAGGAGACAGTGACGTTCAATGTCACTGCCGGCGTCGATCCAGGTAGGGTTGGGCTCAATGATATCGATAACGCAACGGTCGATATTTCTATTCTGAGTTCGCAAGTCTCCGGCTTGGGTCTGAACCATCAACTCGGAACGATGACCCTTGAGGTCCTGACCGAACGTGACGGGGAGACGTACACGGAGCACGTGTTCGAAAACCCCGAAGGTGGTGACAACATAAACACGTATCCTGCGTGGCAAAACAAGAGCCACCACGTCTACAATACAACGATCGAAATTGAGGGACAGGCGACACTAACGTTGGCATCGAAGTCGTACGGTCTGCCCGGAAATACAGCAGGCTGTCACCGGCAATTGGATCCGTCTCGGTACCACTGGTACTGTGAGGACTTCGACGCCTCGTCGACGGACTATCTCGTCGAACCGGTTGATGCAACCGCTGATGAACAGGAACAGAATCTCAGAGTTCGAACTGCGGCAGATAACGGTTTGCCGGCACTACAACCAGGAAACGACGAACAGGAAAGCGTCGACGAAATCCTTGCAGATCTCTCCGATCCGGCCATCGACCGTGACGGCCTCTGGGAGAACGGTGAACTGGACCTCAAGGATAATGAGTTCCTCTTCCTCTTTGAGACTACGACCGAGTGTGGAATGCCCGACTCTGGATGTGCCACGGATACCGATGATATCGATGCGCTCTGGGAGAGT belongs to Natronorubrum aibiense and includes:
- a CDS encoding bactofilin family protein, with translation MTRPFTGIAIVFILLGVAVMAGPTFGFDTIAADRGVSVATADDSSAYLGLEDRSGSAAIDSPADSTVVYTVTDNFGGADPATVDTSVVRITDDNNDPVTSTALSATVQPGSEANTFDVQLACDDATSLEGSYYILLQFVASDDGSSVDATRETAALIPVDCTAEPVEITVDEDGDVTAGGDVTVDNNVDVGGNISSGGSVTIDNNANVGGDIVAQGDITIWNNAISGDLIAGGNVDIRNNAEIDGDVMACGTVTVGNNAVVTGTILENQTDLPGIQC
- a CDS encoding DUF7344 domain-containing protein, with the translated sequence MATQVANRSDPDQGEIFDLLSNQRRRYAIHYCKREGEPVELGDLAEHVAAWELDKEIDELTSAERKRVYTSLQQTHLPTLKRADMIEFDDRTIALTDHASELDVYLDIVPADSIPWGLYYLGLTVLGSVVMAALWLEVVPTETIPELGWATLVFALFAVSAVVHVVQSRQMRLGEMERPP
- a CDS encoding DUF7289 family protein, yielding MTPRTHADTRSEPSADRGGAPIIGIVLLFGMVLAGAVLVFVAAGPLFDALESQSDRERAIIYMSQTDKALSTATFSDGSQPIEVPPNADMSIVDDGSIEVVWYNASDTDDPPWDGNGGCVAPESASGDLNALEYDLGDRTIIHQGGGIWEHSGGDSRVVSEPTIEYSNGSDDDTGSLRLQIMQLEEGDVGGSELAAMADHSKATALTSEIQAAATECDQTDIAFRIESSYHDAWYDYLEGTLEDGAEVTHNQGSVEVVIEGIRESSEPVSFIVEEDQGLKEPNGKSILPQVIEPSQNFRVGGVIKNVGSTTETQTVSVSIWGDDPEDEYERKNETIEDLGPGETENIGEEAGGGTFIHFAPGEFKHNLTPGETYNYTISTEDDATDEPGSFYYGYKGTQFELSNPDATVAGNVTVSADLHNRGVNDGNEKLTLELEYLDELPDELEDDPYADPIDAGTVERSFGENGTVELPINQSALIDGEYEATILTEDDEETVTFNVTAGVDPGRVGLNDIDNATVDISILSSQVSGLGLNHQLGTMTLEVLTERDGETYTEHVFENPEGGDNINTYPAWQNKSHHVYNTTIEIEGQATLTLASKSYGLPGNTAGCHRQLDPSRYHWYCEDFDASSTDYLVEPVDATADEQEQNLRVRTAADNGLPALQPGNDEQESVDEILADLSDPAIDRDGLWENGELDLKDNEFLFLFETTTECGMPDSGCATDTDDIDALWESAQEASGAGDPNFNDLIVYVKVNRADVNPGTPSIEIIPSSGDETDVGPGDSDKSGMDGSGTVVDNSDVDIGSDHIVIG